The Microcystis panniformis FACHB-1757 region TTTTCGGCTGGTTGGCCCCTTTATTAAAAAATCCCCTCACAGCGATCGCACTTGTGGGTTTTCTGGGGGGAACTTTCGCCTTTCTTTATTTCACCCTCAAAGCCATGCTCGGATTAGCTTGATACAATGGTAAGGGTTTCGCTGTTTTTAGGGGACAAAAATTATGGCTAACGACCGTCGAGTATCTCGCGTGTCCTCGCTAATTAAGCGCGAGGTCAGCCAAATGTTATTAATGGAAATTAAAGATGATCGGGTCGGTGCTGGTATGGTTAGCGTTACCGATGTAGATCTCTCCCACGACCTACAACACGCTAGGATTTTTGTGTCTATCTACGGCAACAAAGATGCAAAGGCCGAAACTATGGCCGGGTTAAAAGCTG contains the following coding sequences:
- a CDS encoding DUF751 family protein; this translates as MGDFFDNVSRYPRYLISFSLGIFFAFFGWLAPLLKNPLTAIALVGFLGGTFAFLYFTLKAMLGLA
- the rbfA gene encoding 30S ribosome-binding factor RbfA codes for the protein MANDRRVSRVSSLIKREVSQMLLMEIKDDRVGAGMVSVTDVDLSHDLQHARIFVSIYGNKDAKAETMAGLKAAAGFVRRELGQRIRLRRTPEVVFLEDSSLERGDRMLHLLDHIKSDRPPEDDDSDISDQ